The Naumovozyma dairenensis CBS 421 chromosome 1, complete genome genomic interval TATGAAAAAAAGCCAGCATCCAAATATAGttaattttattgattCTTATTTAGTTGATGGTAAATTATGGGTTATCATGGAATATATGGAAGCCGGATCACTGACAGATGTTGTGACAAGGTGTATACTGAGAGAGGGTCAAATAGGTGCTGTATGTCGAGAAGTATTAAAGGGGTTGGTGTTTTTACATTCTAAAGGTGTGATCCATAGAGATATCAAATCTGATAATGTATTGCTATCAATGGATGGTGACATTAAGTTGACAGATTTTGGATTCTGTGCACAATTAAACGATATCCAtctgaaaagaaatacaatGGTGGGAACACCTTATTGGATGGCACCTGAGATTGTGGAGAAAAAACATTATTGTCCAAAAGTTGATATATGGTCACTTGGGGTGATGATCATTGAAATGATCGAGGGTGAACCACCATATTTGAATGAACCTCCTTTAAGAgcattatatttaatagCAACGAATGGTACCCCTAAATTAAAGGACCCTGAAAAATTGAGTGAAACACTTTCAGAATTTATAAACTGTTGTCTTTTTGTTGATCCTGAATTACGCAAAACGGCAGCCGAGTTGTTAAATCACAGGTTCATAACCGAAATTGCAGGTcctaataaatcattatcacACTTAGTGAAACTCGCCTATTTGCAAAAACTAGAAGAAAAGAACGGTGCACAAGATCAGTAGTACTATTCAAGAGACATATTATCTCTATGGTATTTTATTTAAGGTTATTCGAAatactttcttttttaattgttattattctttattcttatatttattttcaaactCTTTTAGAAACTATAACATTCTTACATtctatattaaaaatacaTAAAAGTAGCTATTTTTATGTTGTTAGCTACCTGCTTGTTTTATGGAATGCAATCAGAGAGAACAGAAGTCTCACTCTCACTCACTGATCGGACACATTATGTATGGCATTTTACTATATAAGTCTCcacaaattcaaaaacaaaaactcTTTGTCCTTTTTTTCACTCTAGACTGAGAAAATTTTTGCCAATTAAAAATGAGATAATAATCAAAAGCTTAGAGGCATTAAtcgaaaaaaaatttcctGGATGGTGGAATAAAGAGTGACTCCTTTGTCAATCGTCCCATTGGACTCTCCTGAATACATTGTGTAGACAACAAGCTTAGTATACATTCGTCTCTACTTGGTATGCAATAAAAAGAGATCCATCTAAAATATTTACCTAGGTACGTATGTGCACAATTTTTACAACAAAGACAGCGGTATAAAACAATGCTCATGTTTTGCGCAACCACTCCTTGAAGATTTTGCTCATTTATAAGTGTACTACATAAACAGTTTACTCTAAAGTACGGATGTCAAAGTTTGTCTtctatttttaattaagtaaatatattatcagATTTTGCTAAATAGGTAATGGTTATCTGTGGTGCCAGGTTTTCTCACTACAAAAAGATCAGGCGATCCGTTTACCTATGAAGTTAATAGTTTTTGTGACATGaattaaaatcttcaataatgTCAATCCAGAAGCCCCGTAAAGGATACCATCTTCGGCCATTGCTTTATAAATCATCTTTAGAGGCGTCACTGTAATGATGCCAATTTTACGTTGGCACTGCTCCGGTCCGTCACCTACGTACAATATTGTCCAAATCCATCGGATCATTTTCTCCGAGTGGACGATATTGAACGTTACACTATTTTATCCCTAGCGTTGAAACAAACGCTAATTTATAAAAACTCCGTGCCGCCCCGAATTTTTATAGTATAATAttagaaatattgaaagtATTACATCAGCAGAGATTAACAATGCACAACTAAAACCTCAGCTAACCTATGTTCAACTGCCTCGAGGTATCCACCATGGTACACTAAGAAAGTCAAAATGAAAGGTATATAATTGGTAGGTTGGTCTcgagaaaaaattatatttccaAATGAATTCTCTATAACAATTTCTACTGTTCTTACATCTAGCAAGATATCAATCATCACATATCAAGCAAACAACCATCTAAGAAAAGTAACAACGTAAACAATCAAAAATGACAACATCTAACGCTATCAAAAAAGTTCTAATCATTTTTGCTCATCCAGACCGTAGATCGTTGAATGGATCCCTATTAGATGCTACTGTTAAGAGATTAGAATCCCAAGGCCGTGAAGTCAAAGTCTCAGATTTGTACGgaatgaattggaaatcaGAAATCACAGAAGATGACTTCCCCGAGACTCATGAAAAGGGAACAAGATTAAAGGTCGTAAGCGAATCCTTAAATGCGTTCCAACATCATAAATTGACACCAGATGTCGTTgctgaacaagaaaaattgaaatgggCCGATTTAGTCATCTTCCAATTCCCATTGTGGTGGTTTAGCCTTCCTGCTATCTTGAAAGGTTGGGTGGAACGAGTCTTTAGTGCTGGGTTGGCATATTGCCTTCCTGAAAGATATGGTAATGGTGCCTTTGCTGGTAAGAAAGCAATGGTCATGGTTTCCACTGGTGGGTCTGACACACATTATTCTGCCACTGGTGTAAACGGTccaattgatgatattttattcCCTATTCAACACGGGATGATGTTTTACACCGGGATGAGCGTCTTACCGCCATTCGTTACCTATGCAGCTGACTTTTTAGCTGATGATAAGCTCGATTCTGTTTTAGAACATTTGGACAACCACTTCAAAGACCTTGATTCGTTAAAACCAATCGCATATAGAAAACAAGCTGAGGATTATGATCCAAAAACAAAgcaattgaagaaagagCTTGTAGGTGCAAGTAATGAAAAGGGATTCTCTTTACATATTCGTAAAGACTAACAAATAAACGAATATGTACATATACTTTCGTACTATAATAGTTATGTAAAAAAGAGACTACAActattttaaaaatataaataatgtaTGGCTTTGGTTctttatatcttttctATAATTCAAACGATTTTTATAGAACCCAGTATTTAACTAGTTACACCTATTGGAAGTATAATATATCCTCCGATGTTTCGTCACTCTTACTCGCAGCTTAAGAAAGCCCACTGTCTCTTCATTTTGTAGTAGTCGGTAATAATGTATATAGGTCAGCGATCCTGTAactaatatttttaaatttcatTCGGAAATCGCATAGA includes:
- the NDAI0A03880 gene encoding NAD(P)H-dependent oxidoreductase; the encoded protein is MTTSNAIKKVLIIFAHPDRRSLNGSLLDATVKRLESQGREVKVSDLYGMNWKSEITEDDFPETHEKGTRLKVVSESLNAFQHHKLTPDVVAEQEKLKWADLVIFQFPLWWFSLPAILKGWVERVFSAGLAYCLPERYGNGAFAGKKAMVMVSTGGSDTHYSATGVNGPIDDILFPIQHGMMFYTGMSVLPPFVTYAADFLADDKLDSVLEHLDNHFKDLDSLKPIAYRKQAEDYDPKTKQLKKELVGASNEKGFSLHIRKD